Within the Periplaneta americana isolate PAMFEO1 chromosome 6, P.americana_PAMFEO1_priV1, whole genome shotgun sequence genome, the region GCCCTACAAAATAATACCTACATGCATACACatgaaaattcacacacacaGTCAAGGTATGACAGAAAATATTCGTGTATAATGGGGATAATCATTTTAacctaattttcattgttattttgatCTTATGTCCTTTTCTAGATAATAAATATGTTGTGGTGCATAGCCTCAATGTTCGTTGGAACTTAATCTAGTGGAAAATGTGCAACTCTTCATTGAATTCCTGGGTTGTTGAATTACACAGTCAATACACAACAATGCAAAGGGCTGTATTGAGCTATAAACTTATTTTCCCATTATTTTTGTCTGTAGAATAGCCTCACAAAGTTCTCGCAGCATTTTGAAGACACTCTGTGTAAACCGCATTATAATAAATCTGAATCTTAACTCTGATTTAGTACTTGCCCACAAAAATGCTTTTTATACATATAAAGTAGCCTGCATAATATTACAATACTCTCActttgtgatttttatgtatatataatttaataaaaataaaagaatagtgTTTCCACATTTTAAACTTATACAgtattatttcaattataaacAACAGCAAAATCGTTACAGTGATAGAACTTTACAATTAGGCCTTGGCTTACATGTAAACATATGAACATGACTATTATTTCATGTACATTTTGAAATTCCTACCAAAAATGCAatcaactaataattaatgaaACCTGATCCTATCTTGAAAGttaaattgttttgttttcttaaaGGTATTTCTCTGTGTATATTCTTCTGATGCCACTTTCCTTTTAGGAACATGTTGCAGTGCTTTTTCCCAACTGCCACTTTGTCGAATCTCTAGCAAAATACGAATCATTTGATTTAATGTCAAGGACTTCGAACTACCTGACCCCCAGGTTAAATATCTGTCCAAAGGTAACTTTGCCATTTTAAGCCCTTCTCGCTTAGCCTTGGCAAGCGACAATGGTTCATTATTCACTTTGTCAACCATTGCTCCAATTATGTACACAGCATCGTGGTCAAATTCGTTCAATTCTTCTCGGCAATGTGGTGTGAGGTATACAATCTTCTCTTTTGGAAACACATCTAAGTAGCTTCTCTCTGTGATGTTCAACGGGAATTCGAGGTCGTACACGGTAGGGATGAACTTCTTCAACTGTTTTAAAGTGTTACTGTCACGTTTAGCATTGCACAAATGAACATCAAATGGATAATCGTGGTATCGATTATCAGAAAACATCATCATTATTTGTTTTCCACAGTTCTGTGCTTCACGTGATGTCATATGCGCATCGTAACTGCAGTCCACTACAAGTTTTTGACTGAACATCATGGCTTGCATAAGTCTTCCGTTATAGAAATGGTTAATTGTTGTGTCGTAAACACGCAAAAATATTGT harbors:
- the rswl gene encoding mitochondrial ribonuclease P protein 1 homolog, with the protein product MRYLFAPLRLLSGNRKLLFERCIGNTASFSLCTRYSERQLRSVMCLPDTHFCNKRETHATSVQEIVPPERENDSEELNGGDDSDFSSITKNDPVLEKKLKILFLEVEVLRQSGNRVPDVVKLDQWKELLEMESRSRRRKYLSYLFGVEKKRENKKHKKEERRKMREEIISDTTPEEGKNGHLIYGLALNTIFLRVYDTTINHFYNGRLMQAMMFSQKLVVDCSYDAHMTSREAQNCGKQIMMMFSDNRYHDYPFDVHLCNAKRDSNTLKQLKKFIPTVYDLEFPLNITERSYLDVFPKEKIVYLTPHCREELNEFDHDAVYIIGAMVDKVNNEPLSLAKAKREGLKMAKLPLDRYLTWGSGSSKSLTLNQMIRILLEIRQSGSWEKALQHVPKRKVASEEYTQRNTFKKTKQFNFQDRIRFH